GACAATAACAGACACTTGAGGATCGTCTTTATACGGTTTGGTTTCTTGGGATTCAAACGGATTAATCCCGCTCTCAGACAGCATACAGGCGAGAACGTAATATTTCAGGACCTGGGTTCGGTGCAGTGAACCGGCTTCGTCGTAGTTCTTAAAGCTCTCGAAGAAGTCTTCGCGAGCAATATCccatttcttttcttgCATGTGCATTTTGCCTCCACACTCTCTAATAACTCCTAGAATTCGTGGATGGAGCACTGCCGTCGTCACGTTGAGAGTTTTACTATATAGCTCTTTGAGCCGTTTGATGTTACCCGTTAGCATACATACCTGAATCTCCAGGGCGTATATTTCGAGCAGATATGTCGACATAATTGTATCCGAGCCACTATTAGTTTGATGACACACTTCCATGAGTTCATTGACAAGATCTTGTGCTTTGTCAACTAGTTCTCGGGAAATGTACAAGTTGGCCAGTTTCAGACTGGTTCGGATCCATAGTCTATCATTCTCTTGCTTGGCTTTTAATTTGTCCAGAGTTGTCGTATATATTTTATCCATAAAGTCCAGGTCGTCGCATGTAATTCTCTCAATTATATTGTTCAGCGACTTTTCAGCGTAGTTTTTGGTAATTACCGGGCTCGTCATTCGGTCCATAAACGAGCTGTATAATTTAAGAACCTTGTTCTTGTCACCAAATTTAAACGACAGTTTAATAGCCTGTTTCAGAGATTTAAAAGCCCATTCCGAGCTTGAATCTTCCTCAGAAGCAGCAATAAACTGCTCAACTGCTTCTCTTGGttcatcttctttcaaCGCTGCACTATGTTAGTAGTGGTCCCCTTTCGTCCGCTTAAGTGCAAATATACTGACCCTTGGcattataatatttattttcctGTCCTCAGTTAGATATTTCAACTCATATCATTCATTGTCGTATTGGCTCATCTCAAGTACTACTCACCAAATCTAAACCCTCCTGGTTGTTCTCGTCCATAgcctcgtcgtcatcatcttcatagTCGAAGTTATACTAGAAATTATGTTAGTATATCGAGTTCTGGAGCTCACAGCCCAGAAACAGCTAAACTTACGTCGTCCTCATCAGCGGACATCATAAAGTCCTCATCGTCGGACATTTTTCACTCCTACAAATTGCAATTGCTGGTATATCACTTATATCACTTTCTACAGTTCCAACATGAAACACATGCTGCATCGCGAAGCTGTTGCATAAAACGACCCGCAAGGCTGACCCGTACTGTGACCCGACTCCTGGATCACCTGCAAAAATCCACCCAGGGGGAGGTGGGAATacctctggcggctggggctcgGCCCggaccccactgctcctctcgctgcgctcgagtcatTGCTTTAAGGCCCCCCAGAGACGTACCAGGAGTCGCCAGTGGGTCTGGTATCTTTCGCCGCACTTTTGTCCCTGCCGGTATTCAAAACCTTCAAATTTCAAGTTATGAACCCAGGGTTGTGCTAATTTACTCGTTCTTTTTCGTGAATAAAAGAAATTGGGGTTtctgactgcctccggtggccGGATCCGCCCCGGACGGGATTGTGCTAGCTTCGCGAACAGCTCACAGCCCCCTGCAAACTGGTTTTTCTCCAGGAACTAAGCCCGGCGGCGGAAGCCACACCagactcgagcgaagcgagaggagtagcggggtctgggcggagccccaactaccggaggcagcaggggaCCCTGCATGGCTCAGGTACAGATCGGCggtgaaaaagaaattaaCCTCGCAGGTTGATTTTAAGTTGATATGCTATTGGTCCATGTACAAGTTTAGTATTTACAGTTATGCATCAATGAGATAGACGACGGGTCTATGTACAAGTTTAGTATTTACAGTTATGCAGCAATGAGAGAGACAGCAGGCTTGCCGTCAGGGCGGATGACCCGTTTGATGGTCTTTCCAGCGAGGTGCTCGTCGCCGCCgttggatctgatgagAGCGATGAGTTCATCGTCTGAAATGCTAGTATCGGTAatttcaagttcaaaaacCGATTTTCCATTGATGATTATTCGGTGCTTTCCAGACGCCTTTATAGTAACTTCGATAGGTGAAGGCTGAGGCCATCGCTGATTGAATATGGTAGTCCATTCCTTGCCGTCGGCTTTAAGCAGCTTTTCCCAGCCTTCCTCGGCATTCGCAGGAGTGACAGGTGAGATAAGCTGTAACAGAGTCTTGGTACTCTTATAAAGAACGGCGGGTGAGGTGGTGGGTGATTCGAGTCCATTGAGTATGGTTCTTGTAAGTTTCATGTAGTCAGAGATAAGTGTGTTCATAGACAGGTCTTCGTGAAGAGCAGCGGTTATTTGCTCGATCTTCTTTTGAACTTCATTCCACAGTTTAACGTCTTCAGCGCTCAGTTTCGAGACATCCAGTTCACTAGTAGTATCCAGCCCCTTTTCAATTGTAGAGTCTACGGCGGATTGAACTCTTGCCAGCCATCTCTCAATTCCAACGATACGTTGCTCCTCCCAGTTTAGAACGTCGCTCACTGGAGCCTGGAACAGAATGTGCGCACGAgtagcatcagcaccatGGCTGGTTATACACTTGACAGGATCTGCTCCGTTGAACTTGGATTTCGACATTTTCTCGCTACTGATTTCAGCAACCTTGCCGGTACTCTTAATAATAGGACCCACTTGAGGATTCGACTCATCAACTTCCTCGGGTTTCAAGAACCTCCCAGTCTCGCCATCGATCAGGGTTCTACCATGTACCATTCCTTGAGTTACAAGTCGTTTGATAGGCTCTCCATTCAAATCACCACCGGACCATGCTCCGGTTTCGGCGAGAAACTTGGATATGAATCGAGAGTAGAGCAAATGCAGAATCGCGTGCTCCACACCACCAATATACAAGTCAACGGGCATCAGAGTTGACGCTTTTTCGTAGTCGAACAGCTGGTTTGGGTTCTTAGGATCTGTGTAACGGAAAAAATACCACGAAGAGTCCATAAAAGTATCCATAGTATCGGTATCACGGTGAGCAGGTCCTCCACATTTAGGACATGTGGTCTTAGTAAATTCCTCACTAGTTGATAATGGAGCACCTAATCCATCGGGAAGCAATACTGGCaggtcttcttctggtacAGGAACAATTCCACAGTCTGTTTCACAATGAATCATAGGAATCGGAGCACCCCAGAAACGTTGACGACTAATGAGCCAATCACGCAATTTGAGTTGAGTTGTTTTGGATGCCAGTCCATTCAATTTGGATACATAGTCAATGATGGCCGAACCTCCTTCTTTAGATGTGAGACCAGCAAACTGGCCCGACTTTTCATTTAGAATACCATCTTTTCCAGCAAAAATCTCACCGGGAGCTACAGTATCGCTTGCTGGGCGTACAACAACAGATGGTTCGACACCGGGGTTATTCTCTGCCCAGAAAGCGTTATCTCTAAGATCATGGCCCGGACAACCCATCACTGCACCATGTCCATAATCGCCAATCACATAAGGAGCAACAAACACAGGAATATCGTAGGTATCAGGAGTTAGCGGATTAGATAAAAACAAGCCAGGAATTTTGAACCCGGCCTTAGAATCTTCAGGTAAATTTTTAGCCTCTTCCAGGAACTTGGCCAGTTGAGGATGTTGTTTTGAGTACCACTCGGAAACAGGGTGGTTGAGAGATAGTGCCACATAATCCACACCAAAAAGAGTATCTGGTCTGGTTGTGAAAGCAGATACACGATCTAAACCAAGCTTTGAGATAAGTCCATTCTCAGAAGAAGGATTGAACAGAAACTGGATCTCAGCACCTTCAGATTTGCCTATCCAGTTTCTCTGCATTGTCTTGACTTTTTTGGGCCATTTATCAAGAACTTTCAGATCGTCCAGCAGCTGGGGTGCCAACTTGGTAATAGCCAAGAACCACTGCTCcagctttttcttttcgACAATGGCACCAGATCTCCAGGATCTTCCTTCATTATCAACCTGTTCATTGGCTAACACAGTCTTCTCTATAGGATCCCAGTTTACAACTGCCTCCTTTCTATAAGCGTAGCCTGACTCATACAACATAATAAACAGTTTCTGAGTGAACTTATAATATTCTGGAGAACATGTAATGACCTCTTTATCCCAATCAAGATCAGCCAGCATTATATCCATTTGTGCCCTCATTTTCTCAATGTTGGAGTAGGTCCAAACAGCAGGGTCCACATTACGCTCTATAGCAGCATTCTCTGCTGGCAGTCCAAAAGCATCCCAACCCATTGGATGAATTACATCGTATCCACTCAGTCGTCTATATCTTGCTAGCACATCGCTAATAGTATATACACGGAGATGGCCGATATGAAGGATTCCTGATGGATATGGAAACATGgacaaaacaaaatattttccCTTGGACGTATCactagtagcagcatctgctCTAGGAGGATGTGATTTCCAGATctttttccatttttcaTCCAATTGTGTCGACAAAAGGCCAGCACTTTCAGAATAGAATCTAGCACCATAGTTCAAAGCACATCCAGGCACCAGGCGCGGGTACTGCTGAATTACTCTAAACATTATTGCAATGCTTCTCTCCTGGAATCAAAAATGTGACAGAAAATTAAACAGTTCTTCAATGCAGTAAACTAAACAAAAATTGcaataaaatatcaaaaaagaatGACTGGgccaaaaccaaaaaaaaaaatcctaAAACTAATATAAATCCAAGCACTGATTAAGGAGAGATATGAAGATCAATGTTGACATATAAGTACCGTCGAAGAGGAATATATCCCCATATGTTGATCTCTGAATATCCAGCAAATCAATTTTCAAGCTATAAGCTATTAACTATAAGCTAATAACCGTCCAGCTGTAAAGCCAAGTGGCTTGTTTGTCGACTGTTCAATTGGATAACTACGTCTGGTTCAGTAGACTCATATGAGCCTCTACAGCGAGATCTGTATCGCATATAAACTTTTCAAAGGCCCAGTCTCGACCAGCTCCTAAAACTTCCGCTGCAGATGCGCGCCAGCGGCACGATATCTAATCTCCACGTCAAAGATAAAGTACGACATACGTATGACAGGTGCTTCAGTATAATGAGCTCTGCACCATACTTATATATACATAGAATCAGGCAGTGAGGCACTATCATCAATTGGTTGGCACATTAACTAGCGAGCACGAAACATTAACGATTCCTGCCAATTGTAATTCAGTATATAAAGCAGTCCAAAGAATCAATTTGAAATTCGATATCTGACGACTGGCACGACCGTTCAATAACGGCACGACGAGCGGTGATTGCATACAATAATTACAACTGCAGAGTGGACCAGGAACCACAATTCGCAGTCCACATTCCACATTCCACGACCAAAACACCAAAACAGAGCTTCTGGATTCACTTCCACTGGAGACATTTGGCAGACATTGGATCTACTCCTTCACGACATTCATTGACCCGAGATCCCTGAGCCAACGGCACCCAAAACACTTCGTCAACAAACATGTCGGTCAGCAAAACCCTACTTCGAACGGCGTACTCGCTAGCTGGTAAGTAACGACAACAGAGGTGTAGTTCTAGGGTGGGGTATACCTTcgacggctggggctgcgtCCCAGTACCCTCTGCTCCtttcgcttcgctcgagtcgggcagTGGCGGTCccgtcgtcttcgtcgacCATCGGAATTATAGCAGAACCGGTCCCTTACGcttcgactcgagcgcagcgagaggagcagcggggtctggggcggagccccagccgccggaggcaatccCGGACCTAGTGAACGAGTTCTAACAGAGTAGTTCGTGACAGTACAGATGCGGATCCAGATATACCGGATGAGGACGTGACGGATCCCGCGACAGAGGAGATTTTTGCCAGTTGGGCGATTTTTATTGTGCTGGCGCTGTTAATTGGTTCGTTATGGACTAGTTATTATTtacagcagaagaagattcagGCTATTCATGAGACGGTGCTGTCGATTTTTGCCGGCATGTTTGTGGGTTTGATTATCCGCATTTCGCCAGGACATTTCATTCAGGAACACGTTTCTTTCAGTTATTCgtactttttcaatttgcTTCTGCCTCCCATTATCCTCAATTCCGGCTACGAACTACACCAGGCCAACTTTTTTCGCAACATCGGCTCGATTTTGACGTTTGCGTTCGCAGGCACTTTTCTGGCCGCTGTTGTGCTCGGCGTGCTTTTGTATATATGGACTGCTATTGGTTTAGAGGGAATTAACATTTCATTTGTAGATGCCATTAGTGTTGGAGCTACTTTGTCAGCTACTGATCCAGTAACCATTTTGTCTATTTTCAACGCTTACAAGGTGGATCCCAAACTATATACAATCATTTTTGGTGAGAGTCTGCTGAATGACGCTGTTTGTATTGTCATGTTTGAGACTGCTCAGAAGTTTTCTGGTGAGAGTGTCAAAATCTCGAGTTTCTTCAAGGGTGTGGGAATGTTTTTAATGACGTTTACTCTGTCACTGTTAATAGGAAGTATTGTAGGAGTCATGACTGCACTGGTGTTAAAACACTCACATGTTCGTCGGTTCCCACAAATCGAATCGTGTCTTGTTTTGTTATTTGCTTATGCCTCATACTTTTTCTCAAATGGATGCCACATGTCTGGTATTGTATCGTTACTTTTCTGTGGTATTACTCTGAAACATTATGCTTATTACAACATGTCACGAAGGACACAGATTGCCATTAAATACATTTTCCAGTTGCTGGCCCAGTTATCAGAGAATTTCATTTTCGTATACCTCGGGCTATCATTGTTTACCCAAGAAGAGCTCATTTTCAAGCCGGTGCTTATTATTGTAACTGCTCTTGGCATCTGTGTTTCACGATGGGCTGCCGTGTTCCCATTGTCCAAACTGATCAATTTTGCCAGTCGTGCAAGAGCCACCCGAATTCTTCGTGGCAGTAGTCTTGGTTCGGCCAGTGGTGCATCTGCTTCGCTTACTGATGAGATTCCTCAACCGTACCAGATGATGCTTTTCTGGGCTGGATTACGAGGTGCTGTAGGAGTTGCGTTAGCTGCTGGATTAGAAGGTGAACATGGTCCATCGTTACGTGCTACTGTGCTAGTTATTGTCGTGTTGACGGTGATTGTGTTTGGTGGAACGACTGCTCGGATGCTGGAGATTCTCGGAATTCGAACTGGGGTGATTGAAGATGTTGAGAGTGATGACgagtttgatattgaagCTGTGCTTGATTCTCGACACCAGCGTGAAGAGGGATTTGGATACAACTCCCGAAGCGGCAATCTCAGTGCCACCCATTTGATTGGCGGTGGTGTTGGTAGCACAAGCTCACCTGGCGATTTAGGCAATATCAGTGGTGGATTCTATCAACCTGGATCAcgatctggatctgtgaCTCGACTAAGGCGCTCCGGTTCGTACCATGACGACCAGCTTGATGCCGCTAATATTCACGGAAATAACAACGAGTTCGACTCGGACGTCGATTCAGATGTATCAGACCTACCTCCTATGGCGGGTTCGCggtctgctgctggctcaTCATCCGTGGCCCTCGATAACCTTGGTCCCTtaaacagcagcaacggcgGTTCTGGTGCCAGTGGTGACCTCGCTGCCAACTCATCAGGTACATCGTTTTTGCGCGCTGAAGATCGTGCTCGGTGGTTCCGCGAGTTTGACGAACAGGTACTGAAACCAGTGCTCCTTGACTCTTCGCCAGGAGCAAACTCCCCTAACAGATGATTATTTTCACctcttatttattgcaTAACCTTTGTGTTCCAGTGCACAACTGTCTATAGAATAATACAGCATTGACATTTACAACAAATAATCTATGTGCGTGCCGCTGTTGCCTCGGACTCTGTCCCAGACAACTGTGTTTCACTCTATATCCTTGGCCGCCGTTCTCTTTACGTCTTATTATTTGTTCAGAATAGAGTTCTCTGGTCCCATGACTCGGCCGAATGCCATAGCTGGGAGTTGCTCGTCGGCACTTTCTTTTCTACAGATGAAATTGTCCACGACCAGTAGacttatatataaattcGTTTGCAAGCTCTACAAAAACAAGCACTTTGCATGTGAACTTGCATTGAGCTACAAACATGTCGTTGATTTAAAACAAGAGTCATGAGTTTAAGAAAAGCTCAACTCATAAAATTGTAAAGGTATTGGCTAAATACGTGATCCTAAACCATTTTCTCCATTGTTACTACTACCTCGTCCAAGTTTATGTTAAAGTTTTATGGCAGCATCTCTGGTTTCATTATTCCGACATTTTAATGTTACCCGGCATTGAATTTAAAACTGGGTAACCTTCACACCGGGTAACACATAGGCCCCCCAGTTTACATATTAAAAATTAGCAATTGCAGGCAACAGAATGacttttatatataataagCTGTCCAAGATGAATATCTAGACCAATATATGCTTTAGCTGATATGTACTAACTACGATTTCGGTTGGGTCGAATGGGTTTGACCAATGGTCAATTCCACACTAATATCTCCTGTGGAATTCTTAGGGCCCCGTTTCACACATAAATTTTATTATGTTTTCTTCTAGTTTCTTCAGTTTTCTACTATTTGTTTCCTTTTCTTAGAAGAACAGACCATTTTTTGAAGTAACTAGGGAAGTCATTAAATGGTAAACCTAAAAATATGGCCCTTACCCGGATGACCAAGACTTCAATATATGGGTCCTAGTCTTTGACCATGAGAATCGAGcgagaacaaaataatttccTTCTTATTATGGCGCTTAGTCTACAAGCCTGTCTGCAGGAGTCAAATGGAGCCAAATCGATGTGAATGACCAGCAATACTGGCTGAACACCATATTGATGGGACATAGTGACTGAGAGCATCACTGAAGATGAGGCAGTTAGTCGGCTGCTGATGCGACAACAACTGGGGGACATGATTTTTGCCCCAGCCCTATACCACAAGACCTACAAATTTCACTTGGTTCTAATATAAATCCAGATAATTATACGAAGAGAAGAGATTCCAGTAATGTAGATTCCTCAGACGTCCAGAAATACATCTCGTTAACCGTTTGTCTGATAGACACACCCAGCAGCTGCCCCTAGATCtcgcggctcctctcgctacgctcgagtccTTACGCCTAAGGTCTTACAAGTGAATCTGATTCTAGTTATAAAAATTTTATATAGGGCAATTAGTTAGTTTCTAGCTATTTAAAGAACGTATTCCTCAATTAAACGGGGTTTCTGTGGAACGCTTGGCAGCCAACAAAAAAgtgttttctttctttgactccacttttttgatcttattttatCATTCAGTTTCgtcacttttttttattcattttCTGGCGGTTTTTTGTAACTTTTTATCAGCTTCTCGGTTTTCACCCATACAATCACCTCTGCATTATAATGGAATATAAAAGACAATATACAAATATCCTATTCCAAGAATTAAGCTAGTAGTAAAACCTGAGTTCTGACTTACTTCTATATATGGCACTCTCCCCGGGCCATTTATTAAAATATGGAACTGATGTTACTATTGGTGTCAGGGAATACCTGGAGAATAGTGGGTACTATTGACTTTGATCACTAACTAAAATTGAATTATATATTGTATGGAGTCAGTTGGATTAAATTCCGAGCTTTCAGAACTGATGGCCTATTGGAAGACAAAAAGTTCCTCGAAGAATGCATATTTGTGGG
This is a stretch of genomic DNA from Sugiyamaella lignohabitans strain CBS 10342 chromosome C, complete sequence. It encodes these proteins:
- the NHX1 gene encoding bifunctional K:H/Na:H antiporter NHX1 (Na+/H+ and K+/H+ exchanger; required for intracellular sequestration of Na+ and K+; located in the vacuole and late endosome compartments; required for osmotolerance to acute hypertonic shock and for vacuolar fusion; ortholog of human NHE9, which is linked to autism; GO_component: GO:0005769 - early endosome [Evidence IDA] [PMID 22210050]; GO_component: GO:0005768 - endosome [Evidence IEA]; GO_component: GO:0010008 - endosome membrane [Evidence IEA]; GO_component: GO:0000329 - fungal-type vacuole membrane [Evidence IDA] [PMID 20826459]; GO_component: GO:0016021 - integral component of membrane [Evidence IEA,IEA]; GO_component: GO:0016021 - integral component of membrane [Evidence ISM] [PMID 12192589]; GO_component: GO:0005770 - late endosome [Evidence IDA] [PMID 20709757]; GO_component: GO:0005770 - late endosome [Evidence IDA] [PMID 22210050]; GO_component: GO:0005770 - late endosome [Evidence IDA] [PMID 9694857]; GO_component: GO:0031902 - late endosome membrane [Evidence IEA]; GO_component: GO:0016020 - membrane [Evidence IEA]; GO_component: GO:0005802 - trans-Golgi network [Evidence IDA] [PMID 22210050]; GO_function: GO:0015297 - antiporter activity [Evidence IEA]; GO_function: GO:0015386 - potassium:proton antiporter activity [Evidence IMP] [PMID 15635088]; GO_function: GO:0015385 - sodium:proton antiporter activity [Evidence IEA]; GO_function: GO:0015385 - sodium:proton antiporter activity [Evidence IMP] [PMID 10998367]; GO_function: GO:0015385 - sodium:proton antiporter activity [Evidence IMP] [PMID 15635088]; GO_function: GO:0015299 - solute:proton antiporter activity [Evidence IEA]; GO_process: GO:0006812 - cation transport [Evidence IEA]; GO_process: GO:0030004 - cellular monovalent inorganic cation homeostasis [Evidence IMP] [PMID 10589731]; GO_process: GO:1902600 - hydrogen ion transmembrane transport [Evidence IEA]; GO_process: GO:0006811 - ion transport [Evidence IEA]; GO_process: GO:0071805 - potassium ion transmembrane transport [Evidence IMP] [PMID 15635088]; GO_process: GO:0006813 - potassium ion transport [Evidence IEA]; GO_process: GO:0006885 - regulation of pH [Evidence IEA]; GO_process: GO:0035725 - sodium ion transmembrane transport [Evidence IMP] [PMID 10998367]; GO_process: GO:0035725 - sodium ion transmembrane transport [Evidence IMP] [PMID 15635088]; GO_process: GO:0006814 - sodium ion transport [Evidence IEA,IEA]; GO_process: GO:0055085 - transmembrane transport [Evidence IEA]; GO_process: GO:0006810 - transport [Evidence IEA]; GO_process: GO:0007035 - vacuolar acidification [Evidence IMP] [PMID 10589731]), whose protein sequence is MTALVLKHSHVRRFPQIESCLVLLFAYASYFFSNGCHMSGIVSLLFCGITLKHYAYYNMSRRTQIAIKYIFQLLAQLSENFIFVYLGLSLFTQEELIFKPVLIIVTALGICVSRWAAVFPLSKLINFASRARATRILRGSSLGSASGASASLTDEIPQPYQMMLFWAGLRGAVGVALAAGLEGEHGPSLRATVLVIVVLTVIVFGGTTARMLEILGIRTGVIEDVESDDEFDIEAVLDSRHQREEGFGYNSRSGNLSATHLIGGGVGSTSSPGDLGNISGGFYQPGSRSGSVTRLRRSGSYHDDQLDAANIHGNNNEFDSDVDSDVSDLPPMAGSRSAAGSSSVALDNLGPLNSSNGGSGASGDLAANSSGTSFLRAEDRARWFREFDEQVLKPVLLDSSPGANSPNR